Proteins encoded within one genomic window of Lysinibacillus louembei:
- a CDS encoding VOC family protein: protein MGRTVHFEIHVSDMERAKTFYGEVFGWSFQDWSDYAGMPYFGAVTGSDDEMGINGALMQRQGAEPQANQAVNGYISTMGVADYDATEAKILAYGGKVAKAKHALPGMAWQGYYLDTEGNIFGIHQPDENAK from the coding sequence ATGGGAAGAACTGTTCATTTTGAAATTCATGTTAGCGATATGGAAAGAGCGAAAACGTTTTATGGTGAGGTGTTTGGCTGGTCGTTTCAAGATTGGAGCGATTACGCGGGAATGCCTTATTTTGGAGCTGTAACAGGCAGCGATGATGAAATGGGTATTAATGGTGCATTAATGCAGCGTCAAGGTGCTGAGCCACAGGCAAATCAAGCGGTCAATGGCTATATTAGCACGATGGGTGTTGCAGATTATGATGCGACAGAGGCGAAAATTTTAGCGTATGGTGGTAAAGTTGCAAAGGCAAAGCACGCTTTACCAGGAATGGCTTGGCAAGGGTATTATCTGGATACAGAGGGCAATATATTTGGCATTCATCAGCCTGATGAAAATGCAAAATAG
- a CDS encoding MFS transporter — MTNDKIAPYLHSETAQQQLYKRTLIVILCSQIFGGAGLAAGITVGALLAKDMLGTDSVTGLPAALFTLGSALAAYIVGRVSQKYGRRYGLASGFFVGSIGAIGVVIAGAMDNIALLFIALFLYGAGTATNLQARYAGTDLATSKQRATATSIALVATTFGAVAGPNLATTMGKVAESFTLPTLVGPFILAAVAYALAGTVLFVFLRPDPLLVARAIAIHQTAAETVNAEGAVDKRQLMRMGIMVGAIVLVLSQVIMTSIMTMTPVHMLGHGSHLNAVGIVIGLHVAAMYLPSLGTGVLVDKVGRVAVALAASVTLAIAGICAAFAPGDSLLWLVVALMLLGLGWNFGLISGTAIIIDSTTIHNRAKVQGSVDVAVALGGSFGSVVSGVVVAFSSYATLGFIGMSFALFVIPVVLWGYKANRAL; from the coding sequence ATGACAAATGATAAAATAGCCCCTTACCTGCACTCAGAAACTGCACAGCAGCAGCTTTATAAACGAACATTAATCGTTATTTTATGCTCGCAAATTTTTGGTGGTGCAGGGTTAGCAGCAGGAATAACAGTAGGGGCCTTATTGGCGAAGGATATGTTAGGCACAGATAGTGTAACAGGTTTACCAGCGGCCTTGTTTACATTAGGCTCAGCTTTAGCAGCCTATATTGTAGGGCGTGTGTCGCAAAAATATGGCAGACGCTATGGCTTAGCCTCTGGATTTTTTGTAGGAAGTATAGGGGCAATTGGTGTAGTGATAGCAGGAGCAATGGATAATATTGCGCTATTATTTATTGCGCTGTTCCTTTATGGTGCAGGCACAGCGACGAATTTACAGGCACGCTATGCAGGAACCGATTTAGCAACTAGTAAGCAGCGGGCAACGGCAACAAGCATTGCACTTGTTGCGACAACCTTTGGTGCGGTAGCAGGACCTAATTTAGCGACGACTATGGGCAAGGTGGCAGAAAGCTTTACATTGCCAACATTAGTAGGACCATTTATTTTAGCGGCAGTAGCCTATGCATTAGCTGGTACAGTGCTCTTCGTCTTTTTACGACCTGACCCATTGCTTGTAGCGCGAGCCATTGCAATACATCAAACCGCAGCTGAAACAGTAAATGCGGAAGGCGCGGTAGATAAGCGCCAGCTAATGCGCATGGGGATTATGGTAGGGGCGATTGTGTTAGTGTTATCACAAGTCATTATGACATCCATTATGACGATGACACCTGTCCATATGCTAGGGCATGGTAGCCATTTAAACGCAGTTGGTATTGTTATTGGCCTACACGTAGCAGCGATGTATTTGCCCTCTTTAGGTACAGGCGTACTTGTAGATAAAGTGGGAAGAGTTGCTGTGGCACTTGCGGCTAGTGTGACATTAGCGATTGCTGGCATATGTGCCGCCTTTGCGCCAGGTGATTCCTTACTATGGCTAGTCGTGGCACTAATGCTACTGGGACTTGGCTGGAATTTTGGCTTAATTAGTGGAACTGCTATTATTATTGATTCAACAACAATACATAATCGAGCAAAGGTGCAGGGCTCTGTTGATGTTGCAGTAGCATTAGGTGGCTCCTTCGGAAGCGTTGTTTCAGGGGTTGTCGTAGCCTTTTCTAGCTATGCAACGCTTGGCTTTATTGGGATGAGCTTTGCGCTCTTTGTTATTCCTGTTGTATTATGGGGATATAAAGCGAATCGAGCGCTTTAG
- a CDS encoding FMN-binding negative transcriptional regulator yields the protein MYIPKYFKVTNSQEIQQFIQYNSFATLVSMRNNRPMAVHLPLQLVEKEDGHYLTGHVAYGNPIWRSLQGLEQVLVMFQGPHAYISSSWYEKENVPTWNYQAVHIYGQATTFSGEALEKDLAALLVKYEGHRERPVLWETLSPELLERELKGIVGIQIKIEEIQAAYKMSQNRTADDYAEITNKLEQERDAGAHAVAKEMKRNSPHS from the coding sequence ATGTATATTCCAAAATATTTTAAAGTGACAAATAGCCAAGAAATTCAGCAATTTATTCAGTATAACAGCTTTGCAACACTCGTCTCTATGCGTAACAACAGACCGATGGCCGTTCACCTACCTTTACAGCTTGTAGAGAAAGAGGACGGTCATTACTTAACAGGACATGTCGCTTATGGCAATCCCATTTGGCGCTCGTTACAAGGATTGGAGCAGGTGCTTGTTATGTTTCAAGGACCGCATGCTTACATCTCCTCATCATGGTACGAAAAAGAAAATGTACCAACATGGAATTATCAAGCTGTCCACATTTATGGGCAGGCAACAACCTTCTCAGGCGAAGCATTAGAGAAGGACTTAGCTGCATTGCTTGTTAAATATGAAGGGCATCGCGAACGTCCTGTTTTATGGGAAACGTTATCACCTGAATTATTAGAGCGTGAGCTAAAGGGCATTGTTGGCATTCAAATTAAAATAGAGGAAATACAAGCCGCATACAAAATGAGCCAAAACCGCACAGCAGATGACTACGCAGAAATTACCAACAAGCTGGAGCAAGAACGAGATGCTGGTGCACACGCAGTTGCGAAGGAAATGAAGAGAAATTCACCACATTCATAA
- a CDS encoding superoxide dismutase, translating to MAYELPKLPYAYDALEPHIDARTMEIHHSKHHQTYITNVNAALEGTEFADKDVNELIANLDALPADKQTAVRNNGGGHANHTLFWEVIAPGGSNTPVGEVAAAIDAKFGSFDAFKEEFAKAATTRFGSGWAWLIVDGDGVAVTSTPNQDSPVMEGKTPILGLDVWEHAYYLNYQNRRPDYIGAFWNVVNWDVVEAKFQAAK from the coding sequence ATGGCTTACGAACTACCGAAATTACCTTACGCATACGATGCATTAGAACCGCATATTGATGCACGCACAATGGAAATCCATCATTCAAAACATCACCAAACTTACATTACAAATGTAAACGCTGCATTAGAAGGTACAGAGTTTGCAGATAAAGATGTAAACGAGCTAATCGCTAACCTAGATGCACTACCAGCTGACAAACAAACAGCTGTACGCAACAACGGTGGTGGACATGCTAACCATACATTATTCTGGGAAGTAATCGCTCCAGGCGGTTCAAATACACCAGTTGGTGAAGTAGCAGCAGCAATCGATGCGAAATTCGGTTCATTTGATGCGTTCAAAGAAGAGTTCGCAAAAGCAGCTACAACTCGCTTCGGCTCAGGCTGGGCTTGGTTAATCGTTGATGGTGACGGCGTTGCTGTAACATCTACACCAAACCAAGATTCACCTGTAATGGAAGGCAAAACACCAATCCTAGGCTTAGACGTTTGGGAGCACGCTTACTACTTAAACTACCAAAACCGTCGTCCAGACTACATCGGCGCGTTCTGGAACGTTGTAAACTGGGATGTAGTAGAAGCTAAATTCCAAGCAGCGAAATAA